The nucleotide window TTAAAGACAACCAGGAGATAATGGAGCAAACCAGTGCATAATGCAAGACACCTGAAAAAACTCCAGTTAAAGATACAGCAAAAGcaggtggatttgaacccaaGCCGCCTCGACTAGAGGCTAGTTGTCTTCCATTGTAAGTCAGCTCAGCAGGAGcacatatttaattaatttttaaagtgatttgaaattttgacccaaGCCTAAAATCGCTTCATGATCATGGGCCAAGCAGGGTAATCTTTGTCCAAGGCAGGACTGAACCAACATCTAGTGACATAAGCGCTTTAACCACTCTGTCACATTCTCTTTAGCATTCTATGCTCATGCTATAAAGGACAGCACTGAAATGGTTTCGTAAGTGagatggtagagcgtccacttaggaagcggtagatccagggtcaatcctgggtcgaatcacaccagagaccttaaaaaaggaagttgtaacttcctcgcttagggttcagcatgaaggggatagtgcaacgactggttaacctgtatcagtgtaatggcccGACCGGGCaacttacttaccttcggtaaggcatctcagtgaaggagcactagataaaaagagcggtggaaatccgtcctgcaacaaggaggcatattacatgcactctaaggattccttggtcggcataaaatgaataataaaaatgaGAATATagaatttgtgtatttttttttattgcaaacAGTGCCAGATCTTCTGAGTTTTGTATATCTACAGATACAAGTAGCTGAGACAATTAGGGAAATATCTTAACAGATGCCAGTTGATTTGTAACAGCTTATCTCCATcagaataaacattttttttacaaccaaCTATTTACTTTGTTCTAAAGTACAATTTATAATCATCTTACATCATCGAGTATTACTCATACCTCATTAATTAAGGGCTGATCTAATTACACAACAAGGGGGCACAGTTACACACAGTAAAAATGCCAATAGTTCGTGACCAGTActatttaaccaaaaaaaaaaaaaaaacaaccagcCCTAAGCCAAGAACCTTTCATCATCTTGCTAAGTGAGGGGAGAAAAAATCGAATATGAACTGTACCAGCCACAATTCATGCAAGCTGACCTgaagataataataaaaaaaaaaaataataataaaaccaaaaaaaaaaggtcagcATGACAAGAGAATATTTTCAGTTTAATACTACCAGTAGTTGATGTTGCACATTGCAGAGTTTGGGGTTTCTGACAGTAGCAAAGTGTAAagaaaaatggaagaaaaaaaaacacatgctgAGGTGAAGGGTAACATCCATGTGCTATACTCATGAAGACGGTAATAAATTAAAAGGGCAGGGGTGTTGACTATCTACAGAGAGGGCTGAGGTAAGTACAATATTCTAGGGCAAATTTCACTGCACACGTCAAAAAAACTTGAAATACCACAGTATCAGGGTTACCAAAGcttatttccaaaaaaaaaaagaaaaacataacaaaatgcAACAAATACAAAACTCAATATCAAtgagaaaactaaaaaaataaaagaaaaactgagACATGATCAGATCTTGATCCAGCTACTTTATCAATCAACTGATTAACTTactgattgatcgattgatgaCAACATTGCAATGAGAACACCACATACAGACCACTGCCAGCTCAGCTCATCACAGAAGTGACTATGtcattatgattttttttttcagacaaatgtTTTTAACAAGTAAAAACACTCAAACTTTAGTACACCTCAAGCAACaagtgacatacatatacatatatgtataagtatatatatatatataagatatattACAAAACtatacaattaaataaataaactttggtAAGAGACAGGCTTGTTTGGGCAAGTAAACAAGGGAAAAACCATTAAATTATCGGCAAACTACAGAAAAACTCCGGTAGACAACATTACAGGAAAACAAGGAAAACATGTTCCAGCCTGGGACTTCATCAAAACTTTTGGCTTTGGAACAGAAAACTGAAGACAAAAAGAACTCAACAAAACAATGTAAGTGACTAGGGTGcaattgttcatttgtttgactCATCCCATAAATACTGGATGCCATTTTGATTCTTCAGCAGGTAATTCAAAATGGTCACCATGGTTGCCCCATGAAAGTAATACTGAATCAATATGCTGGTTGCTGTCTCACTGAGACTTGTCCTAAGAAGTGGCAGTTCTAGTTAAATGGATTAATGCAATACAGCTCTTCCCAGTAACATCTCACTTTTGCATCTGCCAGACGGTAATACCCAGAATTCACTACTGCTGGAACTCACCCCAAATCAAAGTCTACACATCTGATCTATTGTTATATTTACAGACATTTACAGAAGCCCCTATTCGTATCTATGGGATGACTacttacaaaaaaaatctcaatACAATCTACAATCAATCTGGTATCATATAAATTTAATCTTTACAAttggtttgtatatatgtatatatttatatatatttatttcctttttaataCACATAGACTCCAGGATTCATAACATCACATGACTGACACATTGGATTAAATGACAGCAGTTTGGTCCACTATTTGTTGAGAACTTGACAAATGGCACTACGGAAGATCTAGTTCCAGCAAGTCAGAAGCTCTGGGCATGGCTAGTCTACAGTCAGCAAAATCACTATGCTATTTTAACAAACAGAAACCCAACGTGGCTACATCCAGAACCAAGAAGCAATTTACATATCTGATCATAGGCATGcataatgcaaaaaaaaaaaacaaaaaaaaaacatgggctTAAAGCAGTTCTGGTCTAACTCCTGCAGATGCCTTGCCATGCTTAAACCTGAAACAAGCCTTAGCATTTGTTCAACTTAACACTAACTTATACATGCACAATATATAGCACATTCCATTAGTTTGGTCccattatatgtatattgtaaaaGAGTGATGTGTAAAAAATCTCTTGATAGCTTTCCTAATGCTAcaattttggaaattggtcagatttatacatacatacatgcattatatatatatatatatatatatatatacatgcacaacttCACTTCAGCACTTGTCGCTGACCAATGGTTAACAGCAATAAAAATGTaatcatatatacacacatatatattaatgaccatAAAGCGTCCTTGTAGATTTTTATATAGTGCAACTTTAAGTAAGACTTGATGATCTTTGGATTTGACATTTTCATTGACAAGTAAGAATGTATTTTAAGAATTGCATGAACTACAATAATGGAATACCGTTAGAAAATTGGTCCCGGTTTGAAAACTGTTCCCGCTTTAAAATTTAGTATatgaaaaacatgtatgtagtcctttttcaaaatcaaagagTAGCAATATAACactgtaaaactttttttccttattttcagCATTCTCAAACAAGTGCAGAATTATATAAGCccaaaatgtgtgaaaatccAAAATAAGTATCAACTAATCATAATACTTTCTCAACAAAAATGGTTTATCAAATGAGAATCAGACATCAATtgtaaaaatataaccaaattCATGTAAAAGGGGCCTTGAAATTGATGATACAAGTTCACAAATGTATCTCAATAGAGGCTGTCACCCAATACATTGTTCAGGTAACAAAGAACATGTACTTTTCCATTTTCGTTTGAGACAGGTTTTCCTCCTTTTAAATAACTCCTACATCCTTCTGAGTCAAAAGTGAACACTCAATACAAAAACTAGGATAAATACGAATGGTACAAATATCAAGACATAAATATCTTTGGTCGTCTTGGGGGTTAATAATGTTTCAGTCAGCCTAATGATGAACAGTTCCTAGTGAAAGTCTTCTTACAGGGAAACCTGGGCCGCTTCACCAAAAGTCTTAACAAATGGTTTGCTTGAAGCTGTTCTAGGTCAATCAACAAGTCAGTAAAAGACTCATGTGGAGCAAGTTAGAGCTGTAAAGCTATTTTGGATTTCGTAACCATTTTTCTGGCACAAGCTCTGAACACAGTCTGAGTCAGCAATATCACTTTCCGATGTTCTGCTAAACCCATTTGAAAGTCGGAATCGGCTTTTAGAGGACTCATTATTGTTAGTGGAGATAGTCTCCCCTTCCACTCGACACTTCTTGTTCACAGGTTCACTAAGAGCATCCTCTTCATCAGAATTCTCGCGAGAATCCGTCAGTTTCTCAGCCAGGACTTCATCTTCTTCATCTTCCCTAAGATCCTCTACCTTGTGGTAGGCAACCTTCTCAACATCAACTCTCTCATTTACTTCAGAATCACAACCAGATGTTTTTCCAATGAAGTTACGAATTTCAGCAAAATAAGCCTCATCTTTCTCCTCCAGATCATGGGCCTCGTTCACTGGAGAATCTGCTACATTTGGTCCTTCAGATTCATGCTTCTTCAGATGCCGATCCAAGTTGGTCTGCTGGCCAAAACAACGATCACACAGTGGACACTTGAACGGCTTCTCCTTGTTGTGGATGTTGCGGACATGGCGTTGAAGGTTAGAGGAGATGCTAAACGAGCGCTCGCAGTACTTGCACTTGTACGGCTGCTCTCCCGTGTGTGTTCGCAGGTGGCGAGTAAGGTTTGCAGAACGAGGGAAGATCTTGCCGCAGAATTTGCAGGAGTACCTTTCCTTGAGCTTGTTGATGTTCGGATGGAATCGGAGATGTTCTGGTGTTTTGTCCATCTTCATCACAGGAGACATATCCTTGTGATCCACCTGAGGGGGCAACATAGGCATCTGGCCCATGGGAGGAAACGTCGGGGAGGCCATGGGAAATCGGGCAAAAGCCATAAACTTGGCAGCATCGTGGTATGACTGCAGTTTGTCCTTGTCCAACCCACCATAAAATGAGTCCAACAAGAGTGGATTCATCATGGGATAGGCATAGTGGAGTTTGTTTTCCTGGGGAGAGATGCGGCGTTCACCAAAGATGTGGGTTTTTCGGGATGGCTCTTGGGGAATTGGTTCCTTGATTTTGTTGCTGAGGTCCAAAGGTTGTTCTCCCGATGATGACCCTCGGGACTTCTTGCTCTTGGACAAATCAAACGGGAGATCTTCCTGAATGGGGGATGGATTGAGGTTCTTGCGCGCGGCACTATGGGCGATGACCGGTGTTTGCTGACTTTTAGTAGGGGTCGAGTCTCCATGGCGACTTGCTGGAGGAGTGCGGAACATCTCTAAATGTTTTGACCTCTCCTCAACTTTGGGTCGACTGAATGCTGAGCTCAGGAAGGGCTTTTTGGACACGCTGGCCTCACTCTCAGCATCAGAGCCAGAGCTAATGTCCAAGTCACTGCCACTGGTCATGTCTGAGAGTTCACTGCCCTCTGATCCTTCCGAACCCTTCCTGTCTTTAAAAAGCCTTATTTCATTCTTTTCCCTGCTCTCCGATGCCATCGATGATGGTGTTTTCACTTCTGGTGACAAGGCAGATTTGAACTTGCCGTCCACAGGTGACACTGGGCTGCCAAGAGGGCCCAATGGGTGGCTAGGAAATATAGGGAATCCAGTGCCAAGATGTTGGTAGAAGGGGTAGGGCGGGCGCCCAGCGTACAGTCCCATGTAAGCTGCTGAGGTCAGAGGCGAGGCCTGGTTCACTGGGGGTATACTCATTGGCCCCATTGGACTCATTTTCTCTGGGGAGTACCCAATGCGCATTCCGCTTCTCAGAGCACCCTCGCAGAATCGCTTATGTTtactaagggaggtaactgtagAGAATGCCTGGCCACAGTCTTTACACTTGATTTGTTGACGGCAGTCAGCGTGCATTCTCTTGTGACGACAGAGATTTGAAAACTGTGTGTAGGCCTTCAGGCAGACTTCGCACTGGAAGGGCTTCACGCTGCTATGaatgtgttgatgttgtttcaGGCCACTGGAAGTAGCAAACGTCTTCCCACAGTCTGGACAGGCGTGGGATCGTGCTCCGTGGTGTTGGGAGCGAATGTGGCGTTGAAGGTTGCTGGGATCTGTGAAGACTTTCTCACAGTTCTCACAAGGAAAGCGTCGACCAGCTTCATGCGCTGCCtgtaacaataatatacatgAACTGTCATTACTACAAAATTTCTCATGCACTTAACAATATAATAATTCATGTAACACTGCATCAATTCTAATGCCTTGGCATGAACCAGTAACTCATAGATAAAATGGAAGTTTTATCATAAtcaattaattttaacagctacatgtaccagcaaaaaaaaaattactttgaCTTCAAAAATACTTGTGAACTTAAAAAGAGAGCAATCATTTCGTTAGATAATGATCCACAATGAGTCCATTTTACATCTTTTTAAATCAAAACACCTTAAAAGTCACATACTACACAAAAATGCTTGTTTTCAACCTAAGCGTTTGGTCCAACAATTGTAAACCACAAAAGGTGGTGTTTTTTTGGTTTAGGCCAAATTTGACGAACAGACATACCTGATGTCTCAGAAGATTAGCTTTCCACTGGAAACTTTTGGGACACTCGTCACACTTGTATTCTCCTTCAATACCAGTCTCTGTCGGGTAATCAAAGTCTTCACTGCAAAATCAAGAGTAGAAGCTTGTTAATTTTCCATACAACCTTGTTAATTTTCCATACTATCTTATGACTACATGTTTATACATCTTGAATACACTCTGCAAGTCAATAAAATTCAGCAAGAAGCTGAGTAAGACACTTGTAATTTTGCTTAACCATTTCGACCTGAAATTTACcaccaaaagaaataaatttcacatcctttttaaacatttccaaCCCCAACTATTTTAAGATTACTTCGGTTTCAACCTATGAATATTCTAGCTAAATTGTTTTCTGTTCCCTATTCCACTTTAAACAATTATGgttctttgtttttgaaatcCTCAAGCTCTGATaaagttgccatggtaacctaCCTTTTAGTTTCGTCCTCCTCGGATTTGTCTAAGTTGTCGTTGGAGATGCTTCTCCTCAGCATGTCCTGGCTGTGTATATATGAGTCCTGATGCGATAACCCACCTGTCACCACATCCCGGCTACCCTTTGTCGTCGGCAAGTTAGTTATGTCTGCCAAAGAACAAAAGTCAAGTTGAAACTAATGGCCTAAACATggattatttaaattaaattttaaactaGTTCAGGAATGATGGACTGACAGAGGCACAGATGAACCCATTTTGAGTCCTCCTGCTCACCCCTATATGAACACAGTATTAGTAGAACAAACATGTAGGCACCAtttggagaaaataaaaataatttaatttacaacAGTGCACAATATGGACAATTACTGAACTTTTCtttcacatgtacaacaattCAAGACTTTTTTTACATCCTATTTCAcaataatatacacatacagtattgTTGTGcgcagcataaaacacccacAGTAcctaataaatgtattaaacactATACTAGTTCTGCAGTGTATCACATTTCAACGCATCTTCAATGCTTTTTCGATCATATCATCACATTAGAAAAAGACAGGAATTAGAACACCGGATTCTCAGAAATGAAGGCTTATAAAATAATCAACTTAATAATTATTATCCCGTCCAAAACTTTCTGAACACAATTCATCCATGACAAATAAACTCAAGCCAAAAGCACAAACAAGCTCTGAGGTAAGCTTCCTTTAAGAGGAAAATAAAACAGGTAGCCAATTAACAGTCACCTGTTCCCTTCAACATTTGCTTCACCTGTGTTAATTAATCTAAGCAAGTGATCAATTGAATTTACCAGCCCCGTAAGACAACAACCGCTGCGAAACAAACCTGGCTGATCTGACATGCCAAGGCTGGGCAGCCGTCTCAGACAAAACCCCTTGTGGCATGGTTAGCCAATCAAATCTGACAACTTACAAGCCAGAGGCTGAACTGACCAATAGCTAGTCTCAAAGGTAAAAGGCCAATAATTAAGTGTACCTGTCATTTTTATGGCCTATACAGACAATTCTGAGCACTGGCCATAAAGCCATAATACTGCAGGTCATAAATGTGATTCACCGAGTACCCATTCTGATCCCAAGTATGACTGCAGATCTCACTCTTACTATTGTCCTGCTGCCAATCCCTGCACACTAAAACTAAACCAGACTTCTCAAGTTTTCTGCATGTTACACTGCAACTTTATGTTCCAGATTTTCcattaaatgatttttatagCTCCCAATAGTATTTTTTGGTTGCCTTGCatgaaataattaatatatagCAAAAATTTGTAAAGATAGTATTATTTTAGTCAAAAACAATTtaagaaaatctttaaaaacgtcaaaaagcacaaaataaaaaagtgtaaaaaaaaaaataaagtacaaTTTATTTCCACTTTTCTGGAGAAAATGTAATGAATATATTTCATTGATTCACCCTCCTTCTTTCATGGTGGAATATATTCCATGTTACAtccttattattattaaacataaaatttttaCAGCAATGGATAAAAAGAAATCTGTTTCCAAATTatactgaaattatttttttttgtcaaaaattcacccaaaaagaacagtgtcaaaatttaaatttaataccaCATGTTTACACTGATGTGTGAATAAATATACTGTGAACTGAAAACtatgaaattaaaatgaattttcttgTTCATGAAATGGTGGGAGTATCTGGTAAGAGTAGAGTTTAACTTCAATATCCATATTGATATATCAGCcacatttcactgaaaaataaaacctaATTTGAATATCTTGTTAGATACATCTGTATGAAAAGcatataataaaacactgaGCTGGCAATGATGAACAAATATCTGCTGACAGTCAAGGACATAGGAGGCCCCACACAAAATAGTGAGAGATAGCAGTGAGAACCGGACAGAAGCTGCTTAGCTGTTCAAGATCCACAAGCATCCAGGATTTTGACCCAAATTCTCTGATTAAGCACAATTTCATGGCATTTCAAGATTTCATTGCTCCACTTGTGGAAATGACCGAATCATGTTCATCCAACACTTGGAATATCCCCAGCGTGGAAAAATGACAGGCTTGTCAACACTGGCTGAAGATCTCAGCCAGTCTACAGTCCTCTGTAAGAACACTgttcatattttcataaattttcttttatcaCGAAGGCGTGATAGTTTTGTTGGGAGTCGGGACTTGTATGCTGATTCAGGAGCCATCTCGGGGAATCTCCACACGGCTACAGGGTTATATACCTGTCCACTGCTCCCTCGTTAGTCTGTTATTTACACCTACAGGAGACGCTCCCCTACCCGGCAGAGGGCTTCAAGATGCGGCCTTCACATATCTTCTATCATATCGTAAATCTAAACTCCTAATAAAACCAGACAATATCAGCTGGAGAAGTCACTTTGGCCTGATCTTATTGTCAAGTGGCATTTTTCTTCCTTGTTCAGGCTTCCTAACATTTGATGATAATCatagtttaaaacaaattagTGATGGATAAAAATGAATTCACATTGTACATTAAACCCTGCCTAAGACAGGAAGGTGAATAATGCATGACTTCTGGTAATTCTACATTTAGGCCAACTTGAACTGTATGAAATTAAGGTgcttaaatttaaaaactttccTCATCACTTTAACTATTTTATTCTGAGCATAAAAATGCAGGGCCACCTAAAATTCAGCACAACAGCAACTTTTCGGCTGCCTTACAGAAAAAATTTCATAATCTTCGTTCTGAAAACTCTCACTCATCTTCACATCACTGAATCTTACAAATCTGTCCAAAACTTAACTGGCTGCTGAATgagacatcaaataaaaaaagcaacaaaagaaaaaagggtAAAAGTAATATTGAACCGGAGAGGCAAAATGACAGGCAGCAGGTGTAGATCACAGATAACTTGGCTCATTTTATTTTCCAGATCAGTGGGTATGAGTGAGATAGAACCCTCAAGAAATGCCCTCTCTCATGACCCCTAGAGGGCAACCAGAACAATGCCCTTGGGGTTGTGGA belongs to Liolophura sinensis isolate JHLJ2023 chromosome 9, CUHK_Ljap_v2, whole genome shotgun sequence and includes:
- the LOC135475041 gene encoding histone-lysine N-methyltransferase MECOM-like isoform X1: MRSKSKARKLAHDEPDEGIVEEVGEGKQEGSQCPTSLACQDNQVEEASQPEHSTLSERRNDTQMNMKGESLGISADCAGLPDELEFQPSENRPAARVRTKTAIPFGKIYGPFKGILKPTVESQESAWEIFDRNGKLKTWIDASDPGSGNWMKYVQQAQDHQTHNLEAVQIENKIYYRTLRELKAGEEMLLFNKDILYSDSDCQKSDDDITNLPTTKGSRDVVTGGLSHQDSYIHSQDMLRRSISNDNLDKSEEDETKSEDFDYPTETGIEGEYKCDECPKSFQWKANLLRHQAAHEAGRRFPCENCEKVFTDPSNLQRHIRSQHHGARSHACPDCGKTFATSSGLKQHQHIHSSVKPFQCEVCLKAYTQFSNLCRHKRMHADCRQQIKCKDCGQAFSTVTSLSKHKRFCEGALRSGMRIGYSPEKMSPMGPMSIPPVNQASPLTSAAYMGLYAGRPPYPFYQHLGTGFPIFPSHPLGPLGSPVSPVDGKFKSALSPEVKTPSSMASESREKNEIRLFKDRKGSEGSEGSELSDMTSGSDLDISSGSDAESEASVSKKPFLSSAFSRPKVEERSKHLEMFRTPPASRHGDSTPTKSQQTPVIAHSAARKNLNPSPIQEDLPFDLSKSKKSRGSSSGEQPLDLSNKIKEPIPQEPSRKTHIFGERRISPQENKLHYAYPMMNPLLLDSFYGGLDKDKLQSYHDAAKFMAFARFPMASPTFPPMGQMPMLPPQVDHKDMSPVMKMDKTPEHLRFHPNINKLKERYSCKFCGKIFPRSANLTRHLRTHTGEQPYKCKYCERSFSISSNLQRHVRNIHNKEKPFKCPLCDRCFGQQTNLDRHLKKHESEGPNVADSPVNEAHDLEEKDEAYFAEIRNFIGKTSGCDSEVNERVDVEKVAYHKVEDLREDEEDEVLAEKLTDSRENSDEEDALSEPVNKKCRVEGETISTNNNESSKSRFRLSNGFSRTSESDIADSDCVQSLCQKNGYEIQNSFTALTCST
- the LOC135475041 gene encoding histone-lysine N-methyltransferase PRDM16-like isoform X2; translation: MKYVQQAQDHQTHNLEAVQIENKIYYRTLRELKAGEEMLLFNKDILYSDSDCQKSDDDITNLPTTKGSRDVVTGGLSHQDSYIHSQDMLRRSISNDNLDKSEEDETKSEDFDYPTETGIEGEYKCDECPKSFQWKANLLRHQAAHEAGRRFPCENCEKVFTDPSNLQRHIRSQHHGARSHACPDCGKTFATSSGLKQHQHIHSSVKPFQCEVCLKAYTQFSNLCRHKRMHADCRQQIKCKDCGQAFSTVTSLSKHKRFCEGALRSGMRIGYSPEKMSPMGPMSIPPVNQASPLTSAAYMGLYAGRPPYPFYQHLGTGFPIFPSHPLGPLGSPVSPVDGKFKSALSPEVKTPSSMASESREKNEIRLFKDRKGSEGSEGSELSDMTSGSDLDISSGSDAESEASVSKKPFLSSAFSRPKVEERSKHLEMFRTPPASRHGDSTPTKSQQTPVIAHSAARKNLNPSPIQEDLPFDLSKSKKSRGSSSGEQPLDLSNKIKEPIPQEPSRKTHIFGERRISPQENKLHYAYPMMNPLLLDSFYGGLDKDKLQSYHDAAKFMAFARFPMASPTFPPMGQMPMLPPQVDHKDMSPVMKMDKTPEHLRFHPNINKLKERYSCKFCGKIFPRSANLTRHLRTHTGEQPYKCKYCERSFSISSNLQRHVRNIHNKEKPFKCPLCDRCFGQQTNLDRHLKKHESEGPNVADSPVNEAHDLEEKDEAYFAEIRNFIGKTSGCDSEVNERVDVEKVAYHKVEDLREDEEDEVLAEKLTDSRENSDEEDALSEPVNKKCRVEGETISTNNNESSKSRFRLSNGFSRTSESDIADSDCVQSLCQKNGYEIQNSFTALTCST